A region from the Desulfobotulus pelophilus genome encodes:
- a CDS encoding response regulator, which translates to MNPFSQEKNPSQQRIFLVEDDQRLAGLISEYLTINGYKTLVIPRGDVAAKKIPPENPDLVILDLMLPGQDGLSVCREIRRDYTGPVLILTAREEDMDEVAALELGADDYVKKPVVPRVLLAHIRALLRRATPSVPNTSEAISLVFGSLRVDMASRNVLLDGKPVILSTVEFSLLALLASHGGRVLSREKILAKLRGIDYDGVDRSVDMYISRLRKKLGDDGTRPFRIKTVWAEGYLFVKDAW; encoded by the coding sequence ATGAACCCTTTCTCGCAGGAAAAAAATCCATCCCAACAGCGCATCTTCCTTGTGGAAGACGACCAGCGCCTAGCAGGCCTCATCAGTGAATATCTGACCATCAACGGTTATAAAACTCTTGTGATCCCAAGGGGAGATGTGGCAGCAAAAAAAATTCCTCCGGAAAATCCCGATCTGGTCATTCTCGACCTCATGCTTCCCGGTCAGGACGGTCTCAGCGTGTGCCGTGAAATCCGCCGGGACTATACCGGGCCAGTGCTGATACTCACGGCACGGGAGGAAGATATGGACGAAGTAGCCGCGCTTGAACTCGGGGCGGATGACTATGTCAAAAAACCCGTAGTACCACGGGTGCTCCTGGCTCATATCCGGGCTCTCCTCCGGAGGGCAACCCCTTCTGTTCCCAATACCAGTGAAGCCATATCTCTGGTATTTGGCAGTCTGCGTGTGGACATGGCTTCCCGCAACGTCCTTCTGGACGGAAAACCCGTCATCCTCAGCACCGTGGAATTCAGCCTGCTGGCTCTCCTGGCCAGCCATGGAGGCAGGGTTCTCAGCCGGGAAAAAATACTGGCAAAACTCAGAGGCATTGATTACGACGGCGTGGATCGGTCGGTTGACATGTACATCTCAAGACTGCGCAAAAAACTGGGAGATGACGGTACAAGACCCTTTCGCATTAAAACCGTGTGGGCAGAAGGTTATCTGTTTGTCAAAGATGCCTGGTAA